Genomic DNA from Thermus islandicus DSM 21543:
GTAGACCAGGAGAAGGCCCAAAACCAGGCTACCCAGGGCGTAGGCCAGGGCCTTCAGGGGCTCCCCGTCCTGGAGGAAGGCGAGGGTCTCGTAGCTCAGGCTGGAGAAGGTGGTGAACCCTCCCAAAACCCCTACCCCCAGGAAGAGCCGGGCCTCCCCGGAAAGGGCCCCCTCCAGGGAAAGCCGCACCACGGCGCCGATGAGGAAGCTCCCCAGGGCGTTCACCAGGAGGGTGCTCCAGGGAAAGCCTGGGCCCAAGTGCCCCTGCACCCAGGCCCCCAGGCCGTAGCGAAGGGCGGAGCCCAAGGCCCCGCCCAAGGCCACCAGGAGGTAGCGCTCCACCCCCGTAGTCTAAGGCCGCCGGGAGCCCCAGCCGGTATAGTGGGGCCATGCAGGGCAAGAACCTCTCCCCCATCCTCACCGCCAAGGGGGTGCGGCTCGCCGTGGCCGTGGCCCGCTTCAACGAGCGCGTGACCAAGGCCCTCCTGGAGGGGGCCCTCGAGGCCTACGCCCGCCTGGGAGGGGAGCCCCGGGAGGTCCTGGTGGCCTGGGTGCCCGGCTCCTTTGAGCTTCCCCTGGTGGCCAAGCGCCTGGCCAGCCGCCCCGACGTGGACGCGGTGGTGGCCCTGGGAGCGGTGATCCGGGGGGAAACCCCCCACTTTGAGTACGTGGCCGCCCAGGCGGCAAGCGGCCTCATGCAGGCCATGCTCCAAACGGAGAAGCCCATCGTCTTCGGGGTCCTCACCACCAACAGCCTCGAGGAGGCCCTGGAGCGCTCCGGGGGCAAGGCGGGGAACAAGGGGGCCGAGGCGGTGCTCACCGCCTTGGAGGTGGTCAAGCTCCTCGAGGCTATCGGCCGCCCATGAGGGCCCGGGCGTAGCGCAGGTGGAGGTAAAGGAAGCAGCCCAGGCAAAAGCCGAAGGCCAGGTTGACGAAGGCGAGGAGGGCCACCAGGAGGGCAAGGCCGTAGCCCAGGGCCTTAAGGCCTAGGAGCAGGGCGAGGCTGGCGAGCCCAAGGAAAAGCGCTCCCAGGCTGCGGGCAAAGCGGTGGGGCCGGGGGTCCTCCTCCACCGCCCGGGGCGGGATCCGCAGGAGGCGCTTTAGGGCCGCCATCAGGTCCCAAGGGGTGTGCTGGCTCGCCATGAGGAGGAAGAGGAGGTAGACGAGCCCGGGCCGGTCCAAAAGGGCCCCCAAGGGGAGGAGGGCCACCAGCAGAACCTGGTTGAAGCGGATCTGGTTCCGGTCGGTCCGCATGGGCCCAGTATACATATGAGCCCATGAAGCTCATGGGTAAAGGGCACAATCCCTGTGGCAGAATGGTCCCGTGGTCCCCCTGCTCCTCACCCCCCTGCCCGTGCCCCACGGCTTCACCACCCGGGTGGGCGGGGTTTCCCAGGGCCCCTTTTGGAGCCTCAACCTCTCCGCCGCCACCGGGGACGATCCCAAAAGGGTGGCGGAGAACCAGCGTCGGGTCCTGGCCGCCTTCGGCCACCCCCCTGTGGCCGGCCTCCGGCAGGTGCACGGCACGGAGGTGCACCTCGTGGAGGGCCCCGGGGTATGGGAGGGGGACGGCCTCCTCACCCGCACCCCCGGCCTCCTCCTCCGGGTGGGGGTGGCGGACTGCTACCCCCTTCTCCTCTACCATCCCGGGGGACTGGTGGGGGCGTTGCACGCGGGCTGGCGGGGGGTGGTAGGCGGGATCCTCCTTAAAGCCCTCGCCCTCCTGGAAAGGATAGGCCTGGACCCGCAGGAGGCCCACCTTGCCCTCGGCCCAGGGATCGGGGGATGCTGCTACCAGGTGGGGGAGGAGGTGGCCCTCCGCTTCGCCGAGGCGGGGCTTTTCACCTTCCGGGAGGACCCTGGGTCCCCGGGGAGGTACCTCCTGGACCTGGAGAAGGCCCTCCTCCTCCAGGCGGAAAGGGCAGGGCTCCGGGAGGAGCGGATCTACCGGGTAGGGCTTTGCTCCCACTGCGCCCCTCACCTCTTCTCCCACCGCCGCGATGGGGGGAGGACGGGGCGGATGTGGGGGCTCGTCCTCCTCCCCGGTTAAGCGCCCGTTCACCCCGCCCGTGGCACAATGAGGCCATGCTCTTTCCCCGGGCGGTCCTGCCCTCCCTCCTCCACCTCACCCCGGAGTGGCTTCGGGCGCGGGGCCTCAAGGGGGTGATCCTGGACCTGGACAACACCCTCCTGCCCTACGGGGAGGAGGACCTCTCCCCTGCCTACCGGGCCTGGCTCCTTGAGCTTAGGCGGGAAGCGCCCATCTACCTTCTCTCCAACGCCCTCCCCGAGCGCTTTGCCCGCCTCCAGGAGAGGCTTGGGCTTCCCGGCCACGCCCCTGCCCTTAAGCCCTGGCTGGGGTTTGGCAAGGCCCTGCGGACCCTAGGCCTTCCCCCCAGGGAGGTGGCGGTGGTGGGGGACCAGGTCTTCACCGACGTCCTGGGGGGGAACCTGGTGGGGGCCTACACCGTCTTGGTACCTCCCCTAAAGGAGCGGGAGTTCTTTTACACGCGTTTCATACGGATGCTGGAGACTCCCTTTAGAAGGCCTCGAGGGGGTTCGGCATGAGCGTGCTCACCATCGGCGACAAGCGGCTTGGGGCCATCCTCTTGGATGCCGGGCTCCTCACCGACGAGGAGCTGCAGATGGCCCTGGAAAGGCACCGGGAGGTGGGAGGCTCCTTGGCGGAGGTCCTCGTGGACATGGGGCTCCTTTCCGAAAAGCGCATCGCCCAGGCCATAGAGGACCACTTCGGCATCCCCCTGGTGGAGCTCCACGCCCTGGAGATCCCTCCTAAGGTCAAAGCCCTCCTGCCCGCGGAAAAGGCCAAGGAGCTCCAGGCCCTTCCCTTTGCCTTGGACGAGGAGGCCGGGGTGGTCCGGGTGGCCTTTGTGAACCCCCTGGACACCCTGGCCCTGGAGGAGGTGGAGGACCTCACCGGCCTGGTGGTGGAGCCCTACCAGGCCACCAAAAGCGCTTTCCTCTACGCCCTGGCCAGGAACTTTCCCGAGCTCGGCCTGCCCCTGCCCTCCTCCCCTCCGGGCCCGGGCGGACCGGAGCTGAAGCTGGGGGAGCTTCTGGTAAGCCGGGGCCTGGTGGACCGGACCACCCTGGAGGAGGCCCTGGCGGAGCAGGAGCGCACCGGGGACCTCTTGGGAAGGATCCTGGTGCGCAAGGGGCTGCCCGAGGAGAAGCTTTACGAGGCCCTGGCAGAACAGAAGGGCCTGGAGTTCCTCCCCTCCACGGAGGGCCTCCTTCCCGACCCCGCGGCTACCGCCCTCCTCCTGCGCGGGGACGCCCTGAAGTACAGCGCGGTGCCCGTGGCCCTGAAGGAGGGAAAGGTGGAGGTGGTGCTCGCCGACCCGAGGCACATGGGCGCCGTGGAGGAGCTTCTGGGCCGCCCCGCCCGCTTTTTCCTCACGCTCCCCAAGGCCTGGGAGGACCTCTTCCACCGGGCCTACCCGGAAAAGGGCCGCCTGGGGGAGGTCCTGGTACAGGAGGGCCGCCTCTCCCGCGAGAACCTCAGGGAGGCCCTCGAGGTGCAAAAACGCCTGCCCAAGGCCAAGCCCCTGGGGGAGATCCTGGTGGAGCTGGGCCTGGCCCGCCCCGAGGACGTGGAGGAGGCCCTAAAGAAGCAGCGGCAGGGCGGGGGGCGGCTGGAGGACACCCTGGTCCAGTCGGGGAAGCTCAAGCCCGAGGCCCTGGCCCAGGCGGTGGCCGCCCAGATGGGCTACCCCTACCTCAACCCCGAGGAGCACCCGCCGGACCCCAGCGCCGCCCTCCTCCTCCCCGAGGACCTTTGCCGCCGCTACGGGATCTTCCCCCACCGCCTGGAGGGCCGGACCCTGGTCCTCCTCATGAAGGACCCCCGGAACATCCTGGCCCTGGACGATGTGCGCCTGGCCCTTAAGCGGAAGGGCCTCGCCTACGAGGTGGCCCCGGCCGTGGCCACCGAGGCCGCCATCACCAAGCTCATTGAGCGCTTCTACGGCAAGGAGGAGCTGGGGGAGCTGGCCAAGGAGCTCTCCAAAGGCTACCAGGAAGAGGAAGCCGCCGTCACCGAGCTGGACGAAAGCGCCGCCCAAAAGTTCGTCCGGCAGGTGATCCGGGAGGCCTACCTGCAAGAAGCCTCGGACATCCACGTGGAGCCCCGCCAGAGCGATGTCCTGGTGCGCCTAAGGATTGACGGCACCCTGCGCCAGTACACCACCCTGCCCAAGGGGGCCCTGAACCCTGTGATCAGCGTCATCAAGATCCTGGGCGGGCTCAACATCGCCGAGAAGCGCCTCCCCCAGGACGGCCGGGTGCGCTACCGGGAAGGGGCCATTGACCTGGACCTCCGCCTCTCCACCCTGCCCACGGTCTACGGGGAGAAGGCGGTGATGCGCCTCCTGAAGAAGGCCGCCGACATCCCGGAGATTGAGGGCTTAGGCTTCGCCCCCGGGGTCTTTGAGCGCTTCCAGGAGGTGATCTCCAAGCCCTATGGCATCTTCCTCATCACCGGGCCCACAGGGTCGGGCAAGAGCTTCACCACCTTCTCCATCCTGAAGCGCATCGCCACCCCGGACAAGAACACCCAGACCATCGAGGACCCGGTGGAGTACGAGATCCCCGGGATCAACCAGACCCAGGTGAACCCCCAGGCCGGGCTCACCTTCGCCCGGGCCCTTAGGGCCTTCCTCCGGCAGGACCCGGACATCATCATGGTGGGGGAGATCCGGGATTCCGAGACGGCCAAGATCGCCACCGAGGCCGCCCTCACCGGGCACCTGGTCATCGCCACCCTTCACACCAACGATGCGGCCCAGGCCATCACCCGCCTGGACGAGATGGGGGTGGAGCTCTTCAACATCTCCGCGGCCCTGATCGGGGTTCTGTCCCAGAGGCTCGTGCGGAAGATCTGCGACCACTGCAAGGTGGAGGTCAAGCCCGACCTCGAGGCCCTGAGGCGCCTGGGCCTCTCGGAGGCGGAGATCCGGGAGACAAAGCTCTACAAGGGCATGGGGTGCGAGCGGTGCGGGGGCACGGGATACCGGGGCCGCTACGCCATCCACGAGCTTTTGGTGGTGGACGACGAGATCCGCCATGCCATCGTGGCGGGCAAGTCGGCCACGGAGATCAAGGAGATCGCCCGCAGGAAGGGGATGAAGACCCTGCGGGAGGACGGCATCCAGAAGGCCTTGCAAGGGATCACCACCCTCGAGGAGGTTCTGGCGAGGACGATTGAGTAAGGGAGGACAGCATGGCCAAGATTCCAGACATCGTGGACCTTTTAAGCCTGGCGGCGGAACGGGGGGCGAGCGACCTGGTGATCACCGTGGGGCTTCCCCCCATGCTGAAGATCGACGGGGAGTTCCACCCCACGGAGTACGAACCCCTCTCCCCCAAGGACACCCGGAGCCTGATGTATGCCCTCATGGACGAGAAGCAGCAGCGGATCTTTGAGGAGGAAAAGGAGCTGGACTTCTCCTTTAGCCTCCCCGGCAAGGGGCGCTACCGGGTGAACGTTTTCCTACAACGGGGGAGCGTGGGCGGAGTGCTCCGGGTGGTGCCGGCTACGGTCAAGAGCTTTGAGGAGCTCGGCCTCCCCAAGGCCATCGCCGAGATCGCCCTAAGCCCCCGGGGCCTCGTCCTGGTTACGGGGCCCACAGGGTCCGGCAAGAGCACCACCTTGGCCTCCATGATCGACTACATCAACGAGCGCAGGCCCGTGCACATCGTGACCATTGAGGACCCTATAGAGTTCTTCCACAAGCACAAGAAGGCCATCGTCAACCAAAGGGAGATCGGCTCCGACACCCACGGCTTCCACAAGGCCCTCCGCAGCGTTTTGCGCCAGGCTCCGGACGTGATCCTGGTGGGGGAGATGCGGGACTACGAGACCATCGCCGCCGCCATCACCGCCGCGGAAACGGGCCACCTGGTCATGGGCACCCTCCACACCAACTCCGCCCCCGAGACGGTGGACCGCATCGTGGACGTCTTCCCAGAAAACCAGCAGGAGCAGGTGCGGGTGCAGCTTTCCAACAACCTGGTGGCGGTCCTTACCCAGCAGCTCCTCCCCAAGGCCTTCGGGGGCGGAAGGGTCTTAGCCTACGAGCTCATGATCGCCACCCCGGCGGTTAGGGCCCTCATCCGGGAGGGGAAGAGCCACCAGCTCCGCTCGGTCATCCAGACCGGGGGGCAGTACGGGATGATCACCATGGACGCCTGCCTCGCCGACCTCTACAAGCGCAAGCTCATCACCTACGAGATGGGCCTCGCGAGGGCGGTGGACCCCAAGGAGTTCATGCGCCTGGCCGGGGCGGAGGAAAGGCCCGCCCGCTAGTACACTGGTCCCATGTTTGAGGCGGTCATCGGCCTCGAGGTCCACCTGCACCTCAAGACCCGCACCAAGATGTTCTGCGGCTGCCCGGCGGACCCCTTCGGGGCTCCCCCCAACGCCCACGTCTGCCCCGTCTGCCTGGGCCTGCCCGGGGCCCTGCCCGTACCCAACCGGAAGGCGGTGGAGTACGGCCTCAGGCTCGCCCTGGCCCTGGGAGCGGAGGTGCCGGACAGGCTCGTCTTTCACCGCAAGAACTACTTCTACCCCGACCTGCCCAAGAACTACCAGATCAGCCAGTACGACCTCCCCTTGGGCCGGGGAGGGGCCCTGCCCCTGGAGGGGCGCCAGGTGCGCATCCGGCGCCTCCACCTGGAGGAGGATGCGGGAAAGAGCCTCCACCTGGAGGGCAGGACCCTCCTGGACCTGAACCGGGCGGGTAGCCCCCTCATTGAGCTCGTCACCGAGCCCGACCTCAGGACCCCGGAAGAGGCGAGGCTTTTCCTCCAGCGCATCCAGGCCCTGGTCCAGACCCTGGGGATTTCCGACGCAAGCCCCGAGGAGGGCAAGCTCCGGGCCGACGTCAACATCTCCCTCCGCCGTCCGGGAGAGCCTTTGGGCACCAAGGTGGAGGTCAAGAACCTGAACTCCTTCAAGGGTGTCCAGCGGGCCCTGGAGTACGAGATCCGCCGCCAGACGGAGCTCCTAAGGCGAGGGGAGCGGGTGAAGCAGGCCACCCTGGGCTTTGAAGAGGGGAGCGGCAAGACCTACCCCATGCGCACCAAGGAGGAGGAGGCGGACTACCGCTACTTCCCCGAGCCCGACCTGCCCCCGGTGCCCGTCCCCCGGGCCTGGCTTGCGGAGGTGCGAGCGGGCCTCCCGGAACTCCCCTGGGCGAAGGAGGAGCGCTACCGGGCCCTGGGCATCAAGGAAAAAGACGCCGAGGCCCTGGCCTACGCCCCGGCCCTTTCCCGCTTCCTGGACCAGGCCCTCTCCTTCGGCCTCGCCTCCCCCCAGGCCCTGGCCAACTGGCTCCTCGTGGACCTCGTGGGGCTCTTGAACGAGCGGGGGCTCGCCCTGGAGGCCACCCGCCTCACCCCCCTGGCCTTCGCCCGCCTGGTGGCCCTTTTTGAGCGGGGGGAGATCACGAGCCGGGTAGCCAAGGGGCTTTTGCCCGAGCTCCTGGAGGGCCAGGACCCCGAGGCCCTGGTGCGGGCGCGGGGGCTTGGGGTGGTGGCCGACGAGGAGGCCCTGAGGAGGCTGGTGGAGGAGGTTATCGCCGCCATGCCCGAGGCCGCAGAAAGCGTGCGCCAGGGAAAGATCAAGGCCCTGGACGCCCTTTTGGGCCAGGTGATGCGCAAGACCCAAGGCCAGGCCCGGCCCGACCTGGTGCGCCGCCTTCTGCGGGAAGCCCTTGGGGTAGGATAGGGCGGATGCGCTACGAGGAGGCAGGGGTCAACCCGGAGGCCAAGGCCCTGGCCCTCAAGCGGGCCCGGGCCCAGGTGGAGGCCACCTACACCCCGGAGGTGCTGAGGGGTCTGGGCGCCTTCGGCGGGCTCTTTGATGCCGGGGCCCTCAAGGGGATGCGCCACCCCGTCCTGGTGGCCACCACCGATGGGGTGGGCACCAAGGTCCTCCTCGCCCTCGAGGCGGGGGACGTTTCGGGCCTGGGCTTTGACCTGGTGAACCATTCGGTGAACGACCTC
This window encodes:
- the crcB gene encoding fluoride efflux transporter CrcB, yielding MERYLLVALGGALGSALRYGLGAWVQGHLGPGFPWSTLLVNALGSFLIGAVVRLSLEGALSGEARLFLGVGVLGGFTTFSSLSYETLAFLQDGEPLKALAYALGSLVLGLLLVYLGYRLGGILGA
- the ribH gene encoding 6,7-dimethyl-8-ribityllumazine synthase: MQGKNLSPILTAKGVRLAVAVARFNERVTKALLEGALEAYARLGGEPREVLVAWVPGSFELPLVAKRLASRPDVDAVVALGAVIRGETPHFEYVAAQAASGLMQAMLQTEKPIVFGVLTTNSLEEALERSGGKAGNKGAEAVLTALEVVKLLEAIGRP
- a CDS encoding DUF4395 domain-containing protein, coding for MRTDRNQIRFNQVLLVALLPLGALLDRPGLVYLLFLLMASQHTPWDLMAALKRLLRIPPRAVEEDPRPHRFARSLGALFLGLASLALLLGLKALGYGLALLVALLAFVNLAFGFCLGCFLYLHLRYARALMGGR
- a CDS encoding polyphenol oxidase family protein, translating into MVPLLLTPLPVPHGFTTRVGGVSQGPFWSLNLSAATGDDPKRVAENQRRVLAAFGHPPVAGLRQVHGTEVHLVEGPGVWEGDGLLTRTPGLLLRVGVADCYPLLLYHPGGLVGALHAGWRGVVGGILLKALALLERIGLDPQEAHLALGPGIGGCCYQVGEEVALRFAEAGLFTFREDPGSPGRYLLDLEKALLLQAERAGLREERIYRVGLCSHCAPHLFSHRRDGGRTGRMWGLVLLPG
- a CDS encoding YqeG family HAD IIIA-type phosphatase; this encodes MLFPRAVLPSLLHLTPEWLRARGLKGVILDLDNTLLPYGEEDLSPAYRAWLLELRREAPIYLLSNALPERFARLQERLGLPGHAPALKPWLGFGKALRTLGLPPREVAVVGDQVFTDVLGGNLVGAYTVLVPPLKEREFFYTRFIRMLETPFRRPRGGSA
- the pilB gene encoding type IV pilus assembly ATPase PilB: MSVLTIGDKRLGAILLDAGLLTDEELQMALERHREVGGSLAEVLVDMGLLSEKRIAQAIEDHFGIPLVELHALEIPPKVKALLPAEKAKELQALPFALDEEAGVVRVAFVNPLDTLALEEVEDLTGLVVEPYQATKSAFLYALARNFPELGLPLPSSPPGPGGPELKLGELLVSRGLVDRTTLEEALAEQERTGDLLGRILVRKGLPEEKLYEALAEQKGLEFLPSTEGLLPDPAATALLLRGDALKYSAVPVALKEGKVEVVLADPRHMGAVEELLGRPARFFLTLPKAWEDLFHRAYPEKGRLGEVLVQEGRLSRENLREALEVQKRLPKAKPLGEILVELGLARPEDVEEALKKQRQGGGRLEDTLVQSGKLKPEALAQAVAAQMGYPYLNPEEHPPDPSAALLLPEDLCRRYGIFPHRLEGRTLVLLMKDPRNILALDDVRLALKRKGLAYEVAPAVATEAAITKLIERFYGKEELGELAKELSKGYQEEEAAVTELDESAAQKFVRQVIREAYLQEASDIHVEPRQSDVLVRLRIDGTLRQYTTLPKGALNPVISVIKILGGLNIAEKRLPQDGRVRYREGAIDLDLRLSTLPTVYGEKAVMRLLKKAADIPEIEGLGFAPGVFERFQEVISKPYGIFLITGPTGSGKSFTTFSILKRIATPDKNTQTIEDPVEYEIPGINQTQVNPQAGLTFARALRAFLRQDPDIIMVGEIRDSETAKIATEAALTGHLVIATLHTNDAAQAITRLDEMGVELFNISAALIGVLSQRLVRKICDHCKVEVKPDLEALRRLGLSEAEIRETKLYKGMGCERCGGTGYRGRYAIHELLVVDDEIRHAIVAGKSATEIKEIARRKGMKTLREDGIQKALQGITTLEEVLARTIE
- a CDS encoding type IV pilus twitching motility protein PilT, giving the protein MAKIPDIVDLLSLAAERGASDLVITVGLPPMLKIDGEFHPTEYEPLSPKDTRSLMYALMDEKQQRIFEEEKELDFSFSLPGKGRYRVNVFLQRGSVGGVLRVVPATVKSFEELGLPKAIAEIALSPRGLVLVTGPTGSGKSTTLASMIDYINERRPVHIVTIEDPIEFFHKHKKAIVNQREIGSDTHGFHKALRSVLRQAPDVILVGEMRDYETIAAAITAAETGHLVMGTLHTNSAPETVDRIVDVFPENQQEQVRVQLSNNLVAVLTQQLLPKAFGGGRVLAYELMIATPAVRALIREGKSHQLRSVIQTGGQYGMITMDACLADLYKRKLITYEMGLARAVDPKEFMRLAGAEERPAR
- the gatB gene encoding Asp-tRNA(Asn)/Glu-tRNA(Gln) amidotransferase subunit GatB; the encoded protein is MFEAVIGLEVHLHLKTRTKMFCGCPADPFGAPPNAHVCPVCLGLPGALPVPNRKAVEYGLRLALALGAEVPDRLVFHRKNYFYPDLPKNYQISQYDLPLGRGGALPLEGRQVRIRRLHLEEDAGKSLHLEGRTLLDLNRAGSPLIELVTEPDLRTPEEARLFLQRIQALVQTLGISDASPEEGKLRADVNISLRRPGEPLGTKVEVKNLNSFKGVQRALEYEIRRQTELLRRGERVKQATLGFEEGSGKTYPMRTKEEEADYRYFPEPDLPPVPVPRAWLAEVRAGLPELPWAKEERYRALGIKEKDAEALAYAPALSRFLDQALSFGLASPQALANWLLVDLVGLLNERGLALEATRLTPLAFARLVALFERGEITSRVAKGLLPELLEGQDPEALVRARGLGVVADEEALRRLVEEVIAAMPEAAESVRQGKIKALDALLGQVMRKTQGQARPDLVRRLLREALGVG